Proteins encoded together in one Amphritea japonica ATCC BAA-1530 window:
- a CDS encoding sigma-54 dependent transcriptional regulator: protein MNIPMVELRRPVLYVRTNNKIDSISKATISLQGWDIEEVECLQEARSIIDNQKYSVGLIQLVSVEPGQLREVEALLTDYRTIEWVIITSTECLHERAFCKLIRETCHDYYTLPLSEVDYMRLLSTLGHAHGMASLCLDDLEQGYDEYEMVGSSPSMIKLFGSIRKVASVDAPVLIYGESGTGKELIARAVHERSGRADKPFIAVNCGAIPENLIQSELFGYEKGAFTGANSQKCGQIEAAAGGTLFLDEIGDLPFDMQVNLLRFLQENVIQRLGGNTEIPVDVRVVAATNVDLDAAVKSGRFREDLLYRLNVLQLQPPPLREREGDTQLMAQFFFDRFVSDGQAKLKGFSQTSLQVMERYSWPGNVRELINRIRRAIVMCDGRLIKPDDLDLQSYSTDDDRPVISLEEAREKAEKEAVISAIRYCHNNMTQTAKVLGVSRVTLYRIIEKYHLSLS, encoded by the coding sequence GTGAATATTCCAATGGTGGAATTACGTCGTCCAGTTTTATATGTACGGACAAATAATAAGATTGACTCTATTAGCAAAGCCACTATCTCTCTGCAGGGCTGGGATATTGAAGAAGTAGAGTGCCTGCAGGAAGCTAGAAGCATTATTGATAATCAAAAGTATAGTGTTGGTTTAATTCAGCTTGTCAGTGTTGAACCCGGTCAGCTTCGCGAAGTAGAGGCTCTTTTGACTGATTATCGCACCATCGAATGGGTGATTATCACTAGTACTGAGTGTTTACATGAGCGAGCTTTTTGTAAATTGATTCGTGAAACTTGTCATGATTATTATACGCTGCCTCTCTCAGAGGTAGACTATATGCGTCTGCTGTCGACACTAGGCCATGCTCATGGAATGGCAAGCCTATGCTTAGATGACTTGGAACAAGGCTACGATGAGTATGAGATGGTGGGGAGTAGTCCATCGATGATTAAATTGTTTGGCTCGATTCGTAAGGTTGCCAGTGTCGATGCGCCTGTTTTGATATATGGAGAAAGCGGAACCGGAAAAGAGCTGATCGCGAGGGCTGTCCATGAGCGCTCCGGCCGTGCAGACAAGCCATTCATTGCTGTTAATTGCGGTGCTATCCCTGAAAATCTCATACAGTCTGAATTATTTGGCTATGAAAAAGGTGCATTTACGGGCGCTAATTCGCAGAAATGTGGCCAGATCGAGGCGGCAGCCGGAGGCACTCTTTTTCTTGATGAAATAGGAGACTTGCCTTTTGATATGCAGGTTAATCTGCTGCGATTCTTGCAGGAAAATGTAATTCAACGGTTGGGTGGCAATACAGAAATTCCTGTGGATGTCAGAGTGGTTGCAGCAACGAATGTTGATCTTGATGCAGCCGTTAAAAGTGGTCGATTTCGTGAGGATCTCTTGTATCGATTGAATGTTCTTCAGTTGCAGCCACCACCGTTGCGAGAAAGAGAAGGTGATACTCAGTTGATGGCCCAGTTCTTCTTTGACCGCTTTGTTTCAGATGGGCAGGCAAAACTTAAAGGTTTCTCTCAGACATCTCTACAGGTGATGGAACGATACAGCTGGCCAGGTAATGTCAGGGAGCTTATTAATCGGATACGCCGGGCAATTGTTATGTGCGATGGGCGGCTGATTAAGCCGGATGACCTGGACCTGCAGAGCTACAGTACAGATGATGATCGGCCAGTTATCTCATTGGAAGAGGCACGAGAAAAGGCGGAGAAAGAGGCGGTTATCAGTGCCATAAGATACTGCCATAATAATATGACACAGACAGCCAAGGTGTTGGGTGTATCCAGAGTGACATTGTATCGAATCATCGAAAAGTATCACTTATCTTTATCGTAA
- a CDS encoding TRAP transporter large permease — protein MTTAALFIILFACMFMGMPIAIALGLSSVTTILLFSNDSLASVSLKFFEATSEHYTLLAIPFFILSSAFLSTGGVAKRLINFAVDSVGHVRGGLAMASVMACMLFAAVSGSSPATVAAIGTIVIAGMVRSGYPESFAAGVIANAGTLGILIPPSIVMLVYAAATEVSASRMFMAGFIPGLMMGGILMIAIYIAARIMKLPAEPFPGFRHLGKSFIIALGGLMLIIIVLGSIYGGIASPTEAAAVAAVYAYMVSVLGYRDIGPMKGIAWQNEGESAGSATIRNILQMLWAIPKSVRHPEVRKVILDATKVSLMLLFIIANAMLFAHVLTTERIPHQIAEVIVNWGLPAWGFLIVVNILLLIAGNFMEPSAIILIMAPILFPIATQLGIDPIHLGIIMVVNMEIGMLTPPVGLNLFVTAGITGKNMIWVIKACLPWLCLLLFFLILITYIPQISLFLPEYIDHLNGY, from the coding sequence ATGACTACTGCTGCGCTATTTATTATTCTGTTTGCCTGTATGTTTATGGGCATGCCGATTGCGATCGCTCTGGGTTTGTCCAGCGTGACGACAATTCTTCTGTTCTCAAACGACTCACTGGCTTCAGTGTCATTGAAATTTTTTGAGGCAACGTCTGAGCACTATACGCTGCTGGCGATCCCTTTCTTTATCCTGTCATCGGCCTTCTTATCGACCGGCGGTGTGGCTAAGCGGCTGATTAATTTTGCCGTTGATAGTGTCGGCCATGTGCGTGGTGGACTGGCGATGGCATCGGTTATGGCGTGTATGCTGTTTGCTGCCGTATCGGGCTCTTCGCCTGCGACTGTGGCGGCGATCGGAACTATTGTTATCGCGGGTATGGTACGTTCTGGATACCCAGAGTCATTTGCCGCTGGCGTAATTGCTAATGCCGGTACTCTCGGTATTTTGATTCCGCCTTCGATTGTTATGCTGGTGTATGCTGCTGCGACTGAAGTATCAGCATCGCGTATGTTTATGGCGGGCTTTATTCCGGGTTTGATGATGGGCGGTATTCTGATGATTGCCATCTATATCGCCGCGCGGATAATGAAGCTGCCTGCTGAGCCCTTTCCGGGATTCCGGCATTTAGGTAAGTCTTTCATTATCGCCCTGGGCGGCCTGATGTTGATTATCATCGTATTGGGCTCCATTTATGGCGGTATTGCCAGTCCGACTGAAGCCGCAGCAGTTGCTGCAGTATATGCGTACATGGTCTCAGTGCTTGGCTATCGTGATATTGGTCCAATGAAGGGGATCGCATGGCAGAATGAGGGCGAGTCCGCAGGCTCAGCAACTATCCGTAATATATTGCAGATGCTATGGGCTATTCCTAAGTCAGTTCGTCATCCTGAAGTACGTAAGGTTATTCTGGATGCCACGAAAGTGTCTCTGATGCTGCTGTTTATTATTGCTAATGCGATGCTGTTTGCACATGTATTGACGACTGAGCGTATCCCTCATCAGATTGCTGAAGTGATCGTTAACTGGGGGCTGCCAGCCTGGGGCTTTCTGATTGTAGTGAATATTCTGCTGTTGATAGCGGGTAACTTTATGGAGCCTTCTGCGATCATTCTGATCATGGCTCCTATTCTGTTCCCAATAGCGACTCAGCTGGGTATCGATCCGATTCATCTGGGTATTATCATGGTGGTGAATATGGAAATTGGCATGCTGACACCTCCGGTAGGCTTGAACCTCTTTGTGACCGCAGGTATCACCGGTAAGAATATGATCTGGGTAATAAAAGCCTGCTTGCCTTGGTTATGTTTGCTGTTGTTCTTCCTGATATTGATCACTTATATACCGCAGATCTCGCTGTTCTTGCCGGAATATATCGATCACTTGAATGGTTATTAG
- a CDS encoding TRAP transporter small permease: MVRNLITKLEETFLSLLLVAMTLLVFAEVVMRFGFNSGIHWAQEMTLLLAAWFVLYGASYGIKVGAHIGVDVFVKLLPKNAHRFFTLVAIGLCLVYSGLLLYGSWIYLSKMKMIGIELEDMPIQKWMAMSILVIGFAMLIIRFLELGWKVLKHQTEGFGMHDEAEESMEIAKELKAMEEQERLEKERKDSDRGDRS; this comes from the coding sequence ATGGTTCGTAATCTAATCACAAAGCTGGAAGAGACGTTTCTCTCCCTGCTGCTGGTGGCGATGACGCTACTGGTATTTGCTGAGGTGGTAATGCGCTTTGGCTTTAATTCGGGTATTCACTGGGCGCAGGAGATGACTCTTCTGTTGGCTGCCTGGTTTGTGCTTTATGGTGCTTCGTACGGCATTAAAGTCGGTGCGCATATCGGTGTTGATGTGTTTGTTAAGTTGCTGCCGAAAAATGCACACCGCTTCTTTACGCTGGTCGCGATTGGCCTGTGCCTGGTCTACAGCGGGTTGTTACTTTATGGCTCGTGGATCTATCTGAGCAAGATGAAAATGATCGGCATCGAGCTGGAAGATATGCCAATTCAGAAATGGATGGCGATGAGTATTCTGGTGATCGGTTTTGCAATGCTAATCATTCGCTTCTTAGAGCTGGGCTGGAAAGTACTTAAGCATCAGACTGAGGGCTTTGGTATGCATGATGAAGCCGAAGAAAGCATGGAGATAGCGAAAGAACTGAAAGCGATGGAAGAGCAGGAAAGACTCGAGAAAGAACGTAAGGATTCAGACAGAGGGGATCGCTCATGA
- a CDS encoding TRAP transporter substrate-binding protein: MRLLTAAVTAMALTLGATSAIAAPVEIKFSHVVAENTPKGQMANKFAELVAERLAGKVEVNVFPSSQLFGDNKVLEAMLLGDVQMAAPSLSKFQKYTKSLQLFDLPFLFKDIDAVERFQSSADGQKMLTSLESKGLVGLGYLHNGMKQLSASDPLKVPADASGKKFRIMTSDVLQAQFEAVDAVPLKKPFSEVFTLLQTKAIDGQENTWSNIFSKKFFEVQPFITESNHGVLDYMVVTSAEFWGGLDADLRSEIKAALDEAIAFGNGIAADKANSDKQAIIDSKRSEVIEISAEERALWVTAMKPVWAQFADEIGADLIKAAEASNQ, from the coding sequence ATGCGTTTACTTACTGCGGCCGTTACGGCAATGGCTCTGACTCTTGGTGCAACATCAGCAATAGCTGCACCGGTTGAAATTAAGTTTTCTCACGTAGTGGCAGAAAATACGCCTAAAGGTCAAATGGCCAACAAGTTTGCTGAACTGGTTGCTGAGCGTCTGGCAGGAAAAGTGGAAGTGAATGTTTTCCCTAGTTCACAGTTGTTTGGCGATAATAAGGTGCTGGAGGCGATGTTGCTGGGTGATGTGCAGATGGCGGCGCCATCCCTGTCTAAGTTCCAGAAATATACTAAGTCTCTACAGTTGTTTGATCTGCCGTTCCTGTTTAAGGATATCGATGCCGTTGAGCGTTTTCAAAGCAGTGCTGATGGCCAGAAAATGCTGACCTCTCTTGAGTCTAAAGGTTTGGTCGGCCTGGGCTACCTGCACAACGGTATGAAGCAGCTATCTGCCAGCGATCCGCTGAAAGTACCTGCCGATGCAAGTGGTAAAAAGTTCCGCATCATGACCTCTGATGTGCTGCAGGCACAGTTTGAAGCGGTGGACGCGGTTCCTTTGAAGAAGCCTTTCTCTGAAGTATTTACACTGCTGCAAACGAAGGCGATTGATGGACAGGAAAATACCTGGTCTAACATCTTCTCCAAGAAGTTTTTCGAAGTACAGCCCTTCATCACTGAGTCAAATCACGGTGTGCTGGATTACATGGTCGTGACTTCTGCTGAATTCTGGGGTGGTCTGGATGCTGATCTGCGTTCTGAAATAAAAGCGGCTTTGGATGAAGCGATCGCGTTTGGTAACGGTATCGCTGCAGATAAAGCGAACAGTGATAAGCAGGCGATTATCGACTCTAAGCGTTCTGAAGTTATCGAGATCTCAGCTGAAGAGCGTGCCCTATGGGTGACAGCTATGAAGCCAGTTTGGGCTCAGTTTGCGGATGAAATCGGTGCTGATCTGATAAAAGCCGCTGAAGCGTCTAACCAGTAA
- a CDS encoding methyl-accepting chemotaxis protein: protein MAIQTKVNLSLAFVFLIVLITSITAIYRSETGLSSEIALQNTQSTADAYFDSINIMMLSGTMNNRQALQSKILANPDLIEARIIRGDPVTSMYGEGTSDSHIQDDLDRRAMTGENIAVELDDEKGHRMTIIHPMRASSDYKGTNCLTCHPVEEGAILGAVRVTYSFEKIDKHIFTNIRNIALVELAMFIIALFLVGWMIHRIVIKPINKMNDTIRDIEQNADLTQQLDIQSNDEIGQMSVSFNSMLRTFHDSIQHVVQSIEMLGQCSSHINDISEMANSGTAKQISRAEAVTNAMIAMDGATQNVSATADVTIKASDKALQETRSGVDITSATVKKIESLQQQIQHATEVIVQLEQQSYNIDAVLSVIQDIAEQTNLLALNAAIEAARAGEQGRGFAVVADEVRTLSQRTQNATVEINGIIGSLQQNAKGAAQVMGQASKETESNVKEVQETSAVLFNIQKEMEAITETNHSISESVKQSGAATLEIEGAVNEINEGSEHAKDRVVRLSSIAVQLNNLADELDKRAKQFKL, encoded by the coding sequence ATGGCGATTCAAACCAAAGTAAATTTAAGCCTCGCTTTTGTCTTTCTTATTGTACTGATCACCTCTATCACTGCGATCTATAGAAGCGAAACCGGCCTGTCATCCGAAATTGCGCTGCAAAATACGCAAAGCACTGCCGATGCTTACTTCGACAGTATCAACATCATGATGCTGAGCGGCACGATGAACAACCGGCAAGCACTGCAATCAAAAATCCTTGCGAACCCGGATCTGATCGAAGCACGCATCATACGTGGCGATCCAGTTACAAGCATGTACGGTGAAGGCACATCGGATTCACATATCCAGGATGATCTGGATAGACGAGCAATGACGGGCGAGAACATAGCCGTTGAACTGGATGATGAGAAAGGCCACCGGATGACCATTATCCATCCGATGCGAGCCAGCTCAGATTATAAAGGTACCAACTGTCTGACGTGCCACCCGGTTGAGGAAGGTGCGATTCTGGGTGCTGTTCGCGTGACCTATAGCTTTGAGAAAATTGATAAGCATATCTTCACTAATATCAGAAACATCGCTCTTGTCGAACTGGCTATGTTTATTATCGCGCTGTTTTTAGTCGGCTGGATGATTCACCGAATCGTCATTAAACCGATCAATAAAATGAACGATACCATTCGGGATATTGAGCAGAATGCAGATCTGACTCAGCAGCTGGACATACAATCTAATGATGAAATTGGCCAGATGTCCGTTTCATTCAACAGCATGCTCCGGACCTTTCACGACAGTATTCAGCACGTCGTCCAGTCAATTGAGATGCTGGGCCAGTGTAGCAGTCATATCAATGATATCTCTGAGATGGCTAACAGCGGCACAGCAAAACAGATAAGCCGGGCTGAAGCGGTCACCAATGCAATGATCGCAATGGATGGCGCTACACAGAACGTTTCCGCCACCGCCGACGTCACCATTAAAGCGTCTGATAAAGCGTTACAGGAAACCCGTAGCGGCGTTGATATCACCTCCGCTACCGTGAAGAAGATTGAATCTCTGCAGCAGCAGATCCAGCACGCAACCGAGGTTATCGTTCAACTCGAACAGCAAAGCTATAACATCGATGCTGTATTAAGCGTGATTCAGGATATCGCCGAGCAAACCAATCTCCTTGCACTTAACGCGGCGATTGAGGCGGCACGTGCAGGTGAGCAGGGCCGAGGTTTCGCCGTCGTCGCAGATGAAGTTCGAACCCTTTCTCAACGGACTCAGAACGCCACGGTTGAGATCAACGGTATTATCGGCTCGCTGCAGCAAAATGCGAAGGGCGCCGCCCAGGTAATGGGGCAGGCAAGCAAAGAAACCGAATCGAATGTTAAAGAAGTTCAAGAAACCTCAGCGGTACTCTTTAATATTCAAAAAGAGATGGAAGCGATTACTGAAACCAACCATAGCATCTCCGAATCCGTGAAGCAGAGCGGTGCAGCTACGCTGGAAATCGAGGGCGCGGTTAATGAAATAAATGAGGGCAGTGAACACGCTAAAGACCGGGTTGTACGTTTATCGTCAATCGCGGTACAGCTGAATAACCTGGCGGATGAACTGGATAAAAGGGCGAAGCAATTTAAGCTCTGA
- a CDS encoding sigma-54-dependent transcriptional regulator, giving the protein MNAEITAEEKQPHQILLVDDEKHIRIAVGQTLELAGYDVVAAESAEKALSLLDRDWPGVVVSDINMPGIDGLELMQRIVNIDADLPVILITGHGDISMAVGAMRDGAYDFIEKPFSSELLNDVVRRAAEKRRLTLENRHLRKALEAQGGIGPRIIGNSLRIQQLRAMIQHIADTPADILIQAETGSGKDLVARYIHEHSNRRDKNFVAINCGAVPEHLIESELFGHEKGAFTDAKSRRIGKFEHANGGTLFLDEIESMSPSLQVKLLRVLEERAIERLGSNELIALDLRVVAATKVNLRELSELGEYREDLYYRLNVVSLEIPPLRERREDIPMLFQHFALIASAQYQKEVPQLSAEKLRALVAHHWPGNVRELRNIAERYVLLGPSYDFSVGEQNGSSPGKCMTLPEQVEQFEKLVLEEELSRNSGSLKLTQETLGLPRKTLYDKMKKYELDKKDYK; this is encoded by the coding sequence ATGAATGCTGAAATAACAGCGGAAGAGAAGCAGCCGCATCAAATCTTGTTAGTTGATGATGAGAAACATATCCGGATTGCCGTTGGGCAGACGCTGGAGCTAGCCGGCTATGACGTTGTGGCTGCAGAGAGTGCTGAAAAAGCCTTGAGCCTTCTTGACCGGGACTGGCCCGGGGTTGTGGTCAGTGATATCAATATGCCGGGTATTGATGGGCTTGAATTGATGCAAAGGATCGTCAATATTGATGCGGATTTGCCCGTTATTCTGATAACCGGGCATGGTGATATCTCTATGGCTGTGGGGGCTATGCGAGATGGTGCTTACGACTTTATTGAGAAGCCTTTTTCCTCTGAGTTACTCAATGACGTTGTCCGTCGTGCCGCTGAGAAGCGTCGTCTGACCCTTGAAAACAGACACTTGCGTAAAGCGCTTGAGGCGCAAGGGGGTATAGGCCCCCGGATTATTGGTAATTCTTTACGTATTCAACAGCTTAGGGCGATGATTCAGCACATTGCTGACACGCCTGCGGATATTCTGATTCAGGCTGAAACCGGCTCGGGTAAGGATCTGGTAGCTCGCTATATTCATGAGCACAGTAACCGCCGGGATAAGAACTTTGTGGCGATAAACTGTGGCGCGGTGCCAGAGCATCTGATTGAGAGCGAGCTGTTTGGCCATGAAAAGGGGGCTTTTACTGATGCTAAAAGTCGTCGCATTGGTAAGTTCGAGCATGCCAATGGCGGCACTTTGTTCCTGGATGAGATCGAGAGTATGTCTCCGTCGTTACAGGTTAAACTGTTACGGGTGCTTGAGGAGAGGGCGATAGAGCGATTAGGCTCTAATGAGTTAATCGCGCTGGACCTTCGGGTGGTGGCTGCAACTAAAGTGAACCTGCGCGAGTTGAGTGAGCTGGGCGAATACCGGGAAGATCTGTATTATCGTCTTAACGTTGTGAGTCTTGAGATTCCACCGCTCAGAGAACGGCGGGAAGATATTCCGATGCTGTTTCAGCATTTTGCATTGATCGCATCGGCCCAGTATCAGAAAGAGGTGCCACAGCTGAGCGCCGAAAAGTTGCGGGCGCTGGTTGCTCACCACTGGCCCGGTAATGTCAGGGAGCTTCGGAATATCGCTGAGCGCTATGTGTTGCTGGGGCCGAGTTATGATTTCTCCGTAGGGGAGCAGAACGGTTCTTCGCCAGGTAAGTGCATGACCTTGCCAGAGCAGGTTGAGCAGTTTGAAAAACTGGTCCTGGAAGAGGAGCTGTCCCGCAACAGTGGCTCGTTGAAGCTTACGCAGGAAACTTTGGGGCTTCCCCGTAAGACGCTCTATGACAAAATGAAAAAGTATGAGCTGGATAAGAAAGATTACAAATAA
- a CDS encoding ATP-binding protein, translating to MIKTRLRPLLVLLLLGLFALVIYQTVSMSRSRAVEDLQQSASADLNRYVLSLQQELDRYKDLPKLLSSHSELVNLLLLPESDGVFRANLYLEQVNQTIGASDTYLMDTEGNTLAASNWSQESTFVGRNFSFRPYFRDALEGREGRYFALGTTSKKRGYFFSYPVKYRENILGVIVVKIDLNDIETDWNDPQTDILVTDEDGVIFISTRSEWKFRTLEPLPQPDLQRIVSSLRYGDHQLTSLPILERKRLLNSEVVTLIEGDRIDNRALDGVETRQYLQQVRTVPDAGFNVSILADLKSVERRVINNALLAGFIYSALVFLVLFLMARRRISHERARFKRQQTLSLERSEARVRAIIDNTHAGLITLDAHGLIESFNPTAEKLFGYHADFISGEYFSKLVGQEDRAVCWQHISHQNEESQPAELMVEASGVRANGSAFPIELIIGRMSDSSASRFVVTIHDVTERKENEEQLREARDQLEYRVSERTQDLTRANARLLQEVEEHKNTQNELIQTAKLAVIGQMSAGINHELNQPLTAIRSYTDNALSFLEMGKTDPINSNLREISGLTQRMAKIIAPLKEFSRKTTGQSALVSLKAVRDGAMSIMYGRLDKANAKIEWPNKLDQFFVLGDTLRLEQVVVNLISNALQAMEGQSEKWIEIGLERQPSRLLISFRDHGPGIPESELGKVFEPFYTTKKAGQGLGLGLSISHRIIESMNGQLSVANHPLGGAIFTISLPTTDAPASSIGLE from the coding sequence TTGATAAAAACACGTTTACGTCCACTGCTGGTATTGTTGCTACTAGGGCTCTTTGCGCTGGTCATCTACCAAACGGTCTCAATGAGTCGCTCCCGTGCGGTTGAAGATCTTCAGCAAAGTGCATCTGCAGACTTGAACCGTTATGTTTTGAGTCTTCAACAGGAGCTTGATCGCTATAAAGATCTGCCAAAATTACTGTCGTCCCATTCAGAGCTTGTGAACCTCCTGCTGCTGCCTGAAAGCGACGGGGTGTTTAGGGCAAATTTGTATCTTGAACAAGTGAATCAGACCATTGGAGCGTCAGATACCTATCTGATGGATACCGAAGGTAATACCCTGGCGGCCAGTAACTGGTCACAGGAGAGTACGTTCGTGGGACGTAACTTTTCCTTCCGGCCCTATTTCAGGGATGCACTTGAGGGCAGAGAGGGGCGTTATTTTGCGCTGGGTACAACCTCTAAGAAACGCGGATACTTTTTCTCATATCCAGTGAAATACCGGGAGAATATTCTTGGCGTCATCGTGGTTAAGATCGATCTCAATGATATTGAGACCGACTGGAATGATCCGCAGACAGATATTCTGGTGACCGATGAGGATGGCGTTATCTTTATCAGCACCCGTTCGGAATGGAAGTTTCGGACACTGGAGCCACTCCCTCAGCCGGATTTGCAAAGAATTGTTTCCAGCTTACGTTACGGCGATCATCAACTAACATCGCTGCCTATTCTGGAGCGAAAGCGTCTTCTGAACAGCGAAGTAGTCACCTTGATAGAAGGGGATAGAATTGATAACCGGGCTCTGGATGGGGTCGAAACCCGGCAATATCTGCAACAGGTACGGACGGTGCCTGATGCCGGTTTCAATGTTTCGATTTTGGCGGATCTTAAGTCGGTAGAGCGTCGGGTTATTAATAACGCTTTACTGGCGGGTTTTATTTACAGTGCTCTGGTCTTCCTTGTTCTGTTTTTGATGGCCCGGCGAAGAATTTCCCATGAACGGGCCCGGTTTAAACGTCAGCAGACTCTATCGCTAGAGCGAAGTGAGGCGAGGGTAAGGGCGATAATCGATAATACTCACGCAGGATTGATTACTCTGGATGCTCATGGCTTGATTGAGTCATTTAATCCGACCGCTGAAAAGCTGTTTGGTTACCATGCTGACTTTATCTCGGGGGAGTATTTCAGCAAGCTGGTCGGCCAGGAGGATCGGGCCGTTTGTTGGCAGCATATTTCCCATCAGAACGAGGAGAGCCAGCCTGCTGAGCTGATGGTCGAGGCGTCCGGTGTACGGGCTAATGGTTCAGCATTTCCGATTGAATTAATCATCGGTAGGATGTCCGATAGTAGTGCCAGTCGGTTTGTCGTTACTATCCATGATGTTACCGAACGTAAAGAGAATGAAGAACAGTTGCGAGAAGCCCGGGATCAGCTTGAATACCGGGTGTCGGAGCGCACCCAGGATCTAACCCGGGCGAATGCCCGTCTTCTGCAGGAAGTAGAAGAGCATAAGAATACGCAAAATGAGCTGATTCAAACCGCTAAACTGGCTGTTATCGGGCAGATGTCTGCGGGGATTAACCATGAATTGAATCAGCCACTTACCGCGATTAGGAGTTATACCGATAATGCCCTGTCTTTTTTGGAAATGGGGAAAACGGACCCTATTAACAGTAATCTGCGTGAGATCAGCGGTCTGACTCAGCGGATGGCCAAGATTATCGCGCCGCTAAAAGAGTTCTCCCGAAAAACCACCGGTCAGTCAGCATTAGTTAGTTTGAAAGCAGTGCGAGACGGCGCGATGTCGATCATGTATGGCCGCCTGGATAAGGCTAACGCCAAAATTGAATGGCCGAATAAACTTGATCAGTTTTTTGTGCTTGGAGATACGCTGCGACTCGAACAGGTCGTGGTTAATTTAATTAGTAATGCATTGCAGGCAATGGAGGGGCAGTCAGAAAAATGGATAGAGATTGGGTTAGAGCGACAACCGTCACGACTGCTGATCTCGTTTCGTGACCATGGGCCGGGTATCCCCGAGTCAGAATTGGGGAAGGTTTTTGAACCCTTTTATACCACTAAAAAAGCGGGTCAGGGACTAGGGCTGGGTTTGTCCATTTCACATCGTATTATTGAGTCTATGAATGGCCAGCTGAGTGTTGCAAACCATCCGCTGGGTGGTGCAATTTTCACGATCAGTTTACCGACAACGGATGCGCCGGCATCGTCTATCGGGTTAGAATAA